The following coding sequences lie in one Glycine max cultivar Williams 82 chromosome 19, Glycine_max_v4.0, whole genome shotgun sequence genomic window:
- the LOC100816784 gene encoding protein WVD2-like 4 isoform X2, which produces MSESLAWEKWSSFSHNRYVEEAERYSRPGSVAQKKAFFEAHYKKLAAQKAAALLEQANNEAQNNSTGQEDEGVIDNDNDTHNLQISPNSEMVVKEEQDAKVLSVTSDEHDVLVRLTASEHDSNSSVEASVTPESNKVEGAEAVMEEVAVVGSSMKVELQSHLEDVGAQKEESEKLSAIVTPPILTPIVKVSKSDQEVLASVGKKKPPVSSFKLSKANGTSYLTSTPVKSTAAISFKRDNIATPMSNKPANETSKFTTTPVKSTAAISFKRDNIVTPMSNKPANGTSKFTTTPVKSTAAISFKRDNIVTPMSNKPANGTSKFTTTPVKSTAAISFKRNNIVTPMSNKPATLSTADKKRSTPRSVNFTPIRELNRLTASVMRKFESTRAGAGSSKASKDNSTTLRTPTMASKEMQNQSSLTPLTEKKRNKTPLDLSSAPGNHTGGSKWRLLSGENRMRSPLISSPFSLRTEERATRRKKKLEEKFNANEAQKEQLHTKLKEKTETEIIRKLRQSFCFKARPLPDFYKERKTSTNETKKDPLTHFGTPKDGRKSTPSMAESKTSFPPNRPVLKNSGTKHFLGKSGRTLSHPLTSTSMIIPTHENTSPNIQNGYQTGRNLKY; this is translated from the exons ATGTCAGAGTCCCTGGCATGGGAGAAGTGGTCCAGCTTCTCCCACAACCGCTATGTCGAAGAGGCAGAGAGGTACTCAAGACCTGGTTCAGTGGCAcagaagaaggctttctttgaagctcactacaagaaACTTGCTGCTCAGAAGGCAGCTGCATTGCTTGAACAAGCAAACAATGAGGCACAAAACAATTCCACTGGACAAGAAGATGAGGGAGTGATTGACAATGACAATGACACTCATAATTTACAAATAAGTCCAAATTCTGAAATGGTTGTCAAGGAAGAACAAGATGCAAAGGTATTGAGTGTTACCTCTGATGAGCATGATGTCTTGGTCAGACTCACAGCCAGTGAGCATGATTCAAACTCAAGTGTAGAGGCAAGTGTTACACCTGAAAGTAACAAGGTAGAGGGAGCTGAGGCAGTAATGGAAGAAGTAGCAGTTGTGGGAAGTTCAATGAAGGTTGAATTGCAAAGCCACCTTGAAGATGTTGGTGCACAGAAGGAGGAAAGTGAAAAGCTTAGTGCAATTGTAACACCTCCAATTTTGACACCAATAGTGAAG GTCTCCAAATCTGATCAGGAAGTTTTGGCTAGTGTGGGCAAGAAGAAACCACCAGTTTCTTCCTTTAAGTTGTCAAAGGCTAATGGAACCTCCTACTTAACCTCTACACCTGTTAAGTCCACTGCTGCTATTTCTTTCAAAAGAGATAACAttgctacaccaatgagcaatAAACCTGCTAATGAAACCTCCAAGTTCACTACTACACCTGTTAAGTCCACAGCTGCTATTTCTTTCAAAAGGGATAATATTGTTACACCAATGAGCAATAAACCTGCTAATGGAACCTCCAAGTTCACCACTACACCTGTTAAGTCCACAGCTGCTATTTCTTTCAAAAGGGATAATATTGTTACACCAATGAGCAATAAACCTGCTAATGGAACCTCCAAGTTCACCACTACACCTGTTAAGTCCACAGCTGCTATTTCTTTCAAAAGGAATAATATTGTTACACCAATGAGCAATAAGCCTGCTACATTAAGCACTGCAGATAAAAAGAGATCTACTCCTAGATCAGTTAATTTTACACCCATTAGAGAACTTAACAGATTGACTGCTTCAGTCATGAGGAAATTTGAAAGTACAAGAGCTGGTGCTGGTTCTTCCAAGGCTTCAAAGGATAACTCGACTACACTAAGAACTCCAACTATG GCTTCCAAGGAGATGCAAAACCAATCTTCATTGACCCCATTAACTGAAAAGAAAAG GAACAAAACACCTCTTGATTTGTCATCAGCACCAGGGAACCATACGGGTGGTTCTAAATGGCGCTTGCTTTCTGGAGA AAATAGAATGAGATCCCCACTTATATCATCCCCTTTCAGCTTGAGGACAGAAGAAAGGGCTacaagaagaaagaag AAACTCGAAGAAAAGTTCAATGCTAATGAAGCGCAAAAAGAGCAGCTGCATACGAAACTCAAG GAGAAAACAGAGACTGAGATTATTAGAAAACTACGCCAAAGCTTTTGCTTCAAAGCCAGGCCACTACCTGATTTTTACAAGGAAAGGAAAACGTCAACGAATGAGACAAAAAAG GATCCACTGACACATTTTGGAACACCGAAAGATGGAAGGAAATCCACCCCAAGTATGGCAGAGAGCAAGACTTCTTTTCCTCCCAACAGACCTGTACTGAAAAACAGTGGCACCAAGCATTTCCTAGGAAAGAGTGGTCGCACCTTGTCTCACCCTCTAACTTCAACTTCCATGATTATTCCAACTCATGAGAATACATCACCAAATATTCAGAATGGATACCAGACTGGTagaaacttaaaatattaa
- the LOC100816784 gene encoding protein WVD2-like 7 isoform X1, whose protein sequence is MGDSTCLMQQPFCYASGISNEASENNPIHALEQSISFGRFMSESLAWEKWSSFSHNRYVEEAERYSRPGSVAQKKAFFEAHYKKLAAQKAAALLEQANNEAQNNSTGQEDEGVIDNDNDTHNLQISPNSEMVVKEEQDAKVLSVTSDEHDVLVRLTASEHDSNSSVEASVTPESNKVEGAEAVMEEVAVVGSSMKVELQSHLEDVGAQKEESEKLSAIVTPPILTPIVKVSKSDQEVLASVGKKKPPVSSFKLSKANGTSYLTSTPVKSTAAISFKRDNIATPMSNKPANETSKFTTTPVKSTAAISFKRDNIVTPMSNKPANGTSKFTTTPVKSTAAISFKRDNIVTPMSNKPANGTSKFTTTPVKSTAAISFKRNNIVTPMSNKPATLSTADKKRSTPRSVNFTPIRELNRLTASVMRKFESTRAGAGSSKASKDNSTTLRTPTMASKEMQNQSSLTPLTEKKRNKTPLDLSSAPGNHTGGSKWRLLSGENRMRSPLISSPFSLRTEERATRRKKKLEEKFNANEAQKEQLHTKLKEKTETEIIRKLRQSFCFKARPLPDFYKERKTSTNETKKDPLTHFGTPKDGRKSTPSMAESKTSFPPNRPVLKNSGTKHFLGKSGRTLSHPLTSTSMIIPTHENTSPNIQNGYQTGRNLKY, encoded by the exons ATGGGGGACTCAACTTGTCTCATGCAACAACCATTCTGTTATGCTTCAGGGATTTCCAATGAAGCCAGTGAG AACAACCCAATTCATGCACTTGAGCAGTCAATTTCGTTTGGGAGATTCATGTCAGAGTCCCTGGCATGGGAGAAGTGGTCCAGCTTCTCCCACAACCGCTATGTCGAAGAGGCAGAGAGGTACTCAAGACCTGGTTCAGTGGCAcagaagaaggctttctttgaagctcactacaagaaACTTGCTGCTCAGAAGGCAGCTGCATTGCTTGAACAAGCAAACAATGAGGCACAAAACAATTCCACTGGACAAGAAGATGAGGGAGTGATTGACAATGACAATGACACTCATAATTTACAAATAAGTCCAAATTCTGAAATGGTTGTCAAGGAAGAACAAGATGCAAAGGTATTGAGTGTTACCTCTGATGAGCATGATGTCTTGGTCAGACTCACAGCCAGTGAGCATGATTCAAACTCAAGTGTAGAGGCAAGTGTTACACCTGAAAGTAACAAGGTAGAGGGAGCTGAGGCAGTAATGGAAGAAGTAGCAGTTGTGGGAAGTTCAATGAAGGTTGAATTGCAAAGCCACCTTGAAGATGTTGGTGCACAGAAGGAGGAAAGTGAAAAGCTTAGTGCAATTGTAACACCTCCAATTTTGACACCAATAGTGAAG GTCTCCAAATCTGATCAGGAAGTTTTGGCTAGTGTGGGCAAGAAGAAACCACCAGTTTCTTCCTTTAAGTTGTCAAAGGCTAATGGAACCTCCTACTTAACCTCTACACCTGTTAAGTCCACTGCTGCTATTTCTTTCAAAAGAGATAACAttgctacaccaatgagcaatAAACCTGCTAATGAAACCTCCAAGTTCACTACTACACCTGTTAAGTCCACAGCTGCTATTTCTTTCAAAAGGGATAATATTGTTACACCAATGAGCAATAAACCTGCTAATGGAACCTCCAAGTTCACCACTACACCTGTTAAGTCCACAGCTGCTATTTCTTTCAAAAGGGATAATATTGTTACACCAATGAGCAATAAACCTGCTAATGGAACCTCCAAGTTCACCACTACACCTGTTAAGTCCACAGCTGCTATTTCTTTCAAAAGGAATAATATTGTTACACCAATGAGCAATAAGCCTGCTACATTAAGCACTGCAGATAAAAAGAGATCTACTCCTAGATCAGTTAATTTTACACCCATTAGAGAACTTAACAGATTGACTGCTTCAGTCATGAGGAAATTTGAAAGTACAAGAGCTGGTGCTGGTTCTTCCAAGGCTTCAAAGGATAACTCGACTACACTAAGAACTCCAACTATG GCTTCCAAGGAGATGCAAAACCAATCTTCATTGACCCCATTAACTGAAAAGAAAAG GAACAAAACACCTCTTGATTTGTCATCAGCACCAGGGAACCATACGGGTGGTTCTAAATGGCGCTTGCTTTCTGGAGA AAATAGAATGAGATCCCCACTTATATCATCCCCTTTCAGCTTGAGGACAGAAGAAAGGGCTacaagaagaaagaag AAACTCGAAGAAAAGTTCAATGCTAATGAAGCGCAAAAAGAGCAGCTGCATACGAAACTCAAG GAGAAAACAGAGACTGAGATTATTAGAAAACTACGCCAAAGCTTTTGCTTCAAAGCCAGGCCACTACCTGATTTTTACAAGGAAAGGAAAACGTCAACGAATGAGACAAAAAAG GATCCACTGACACATTTTGGAACACCGAAAGATGGAAGGAAATCCACCCCAAGTATGGCAGAGAGCAAGACTTCTTTTCCTCCCAACAGACCTGTACTGAAAAACAGTGGCACCAAGCATTTCCTAGGAAAGAGTGGTCGCACCTTGTCTCACCCTCTAACTTCAACTTCCATGATTATTCCAACTCATGAGAATACATCACCAAATATTCAGAATGGATACCAGACTGGTagaaacttaaaatattaa